The Gossypium hirsutum isolate 1008001.06 chromosome A03, Gossypium_hirsutum_v2.1, whole genome shotgun sequence genome contains the following window.
TTGCAGCGGGATTGGCTGACACACTAGTAATTCATgcaaattaacttattttattaaagttcTATAGTATCGAACATATATTCGAATTTTGAACCATAAATTTTCCATCAAAGTAGACCTTTCCTGGAAAAAAGAATAAACTGAAGTGCTGGTATTAACTAAATAATTATTTCGGGAAAAgcattaacaaaaataattagaacaaAAGAATTGAAGAAACCCAGCCACTTACTTCATGGTTGAGACTCAAAACATGTCCTGTCTACGGTTTAATTCCAATTTTAAAGATCCTCCAgggaagattttttttttcttcaaagaaaaaagagattgtcattaatttgatgtattttttcCCACacttttttaatctattttaattataataaatgtatacaattttttaatatatattttaatgcattcatgaataaataaattttatttatattattatcttaatTTTCATATTAGAGATAAATATCGTCATgtctttatttatttagttttccattacaatttcatttagaaaatatgtatttatgttatattttattcaaaaagaaggaaaaaaaaaattatcctgtTGTCAGAGAAAATAGGAAGGCTTTCATAGCCATTCAATATAGATTCCAAATGATATATCTACAATTTTTATATTCCCTCGCCATTCTTAAGGACTGTCATCTAACATACTACAActttatacatatacatgtatgtTTGGAACAATTGCAGGAGGAGGAAATATGTTGGCCTGAGAATATGATCTGAGCTTGTTGTTGACATGTTGGACCTTATTACATGATTCTGCCTGCAAAAGCCTCAATGTGTTTGATTGCTCAGTCGTCGTTAAACCTTCTTCTGAATGACCAAAGCTTGCACTCACGAGTCAATGATTCACCCAAATAAAGGATGTTTCTTCTAAATTGTAAGCGATTTTGACAGATTTAAGGCTCAGTTGGGACCCCAACAACTCAAGTACATGACTGTCCTCAAAGACTCTTCTGATTGTTTAGAATTGTTCAGTCCCTTTGAAATTGCAGCTGAGGATTGAGAAGAGAGGTTCTTGGCCTGTGAAGCTAACCTCACATGGTTCTTGGCATGCTGCACAACTGACCTTACCGTGTAGTTCCATCTGCAGATACCTTGGTCTTTCAGTGCCTCCACAGCTCCAATACTAGCTGCAACAATCCATGCTCTGCTACTTGAACTCATCCTTGCAAATACTGtaatcttgattcttgaaatagAAATAGAAGCTTGTATGAGAGAAATACAGTGTGATTTTGTTGGTAGGTAAGTGAAGGGGGCTGCTTATATTTATAAGATGGGGGAATAATGATGAATTACAAAGCCAAAAATTAGAAGGAAACTACAGGCAATTTGCCGGTGGTTTTCGACAGTGGTTTTTAGTGTTCTTTGGCAAGGTAGGTCCGACGCATTTGGTATAGTATGACTTAAATACCCATCTAAAATCACTTGATGACAGGAAATAAATGAGGGCAATATATAAATTTAGGACAGCATTCAATCGTGACATTATTAAAAATGAGCCGTGAGCActtgttttttaataaatttcaacttGGACCTGAAAGATGTGACTACAAAAAGTCTAAACCACCTGTTTTCTCCCCTGGGATTGGGAATTGGAAAACAGactgcaattttttttttcattttttgaaaaaaaaaaatcaaagtcctCCTAGGGAAGAAGGTGCAAATCCTATAATCTAGGGAAGTTTGTGTAAGAGCATTTAGAGTATCGAACCGACTCAGTGGTCTGTACCAGATACGAATTAGAGGTTGACACATTTGAATATGTTATGTTTGCCCATGCAGAAGGTGTTTGGAAAGTTTTAACGTTCAGTTACTGTCCAAGAAAAGAGGGTTTAGAGGATTCACGCATTGGTGGTTGGAGATTTTGAATTGGCTCGGGAAAAATGGGTTGTGGTCTGAAGTTGGTTTGATTGCTAATACTTGTTGGTCCTTTTGGAAGGCACGGAATGAGTTGATGTTTGACCAATCCGTGCGTGCGATTCGATTGCGACTTGGAACAGAGCTTTGCTCGACAACCCTTGCGTTTCTGAAGGAAGCGATCAAATGAAACCGGTTCATAACGTGAGTGAAAATCAAAGATGGAGAAAACCAACATTTGGAACTGTTAAAATTAACTGTGATGCGTCGATGGATTCGGGTTCTCCAATGACTGGTATTGCAGCAATTGCACGAGATTATAATGGAAAAATTATTGACGGAACCAACGCAGTTGTTCGGACTACATCTGTACGAGTGGCTGAGGCCTTGGCTTTAGGGCTTGGCTCGGTTCTTGAAAAAAGATGGCAATGGCAGTCTATTATCTTTGAATCTAACAACAAAGAGTTGATTTACTCTGTGAAAAGTAAAGTCGGTTAAATTCTGATATCTCAGGAAAGCATCAAAAAAATAgagttgaaaatttgaagaaaaaacaaC
Protein-coding sequences here:
- the LOC107886739 gene encoding uncharacterized protein, with product MSSSSRAWIVAASIGAVEALKDQGICRWNYTVRSVVQHAKNHVRLASQAKNLSSQSSAAISKGLNNSKQSEESLRTVMYLSCWGPN